The sequence below is a genomic window from Streptomyces sp. NBC_00582.
ACGGTCCTCCTGGAGCCCGCCCTGCTGGCCCTGCGCCGCATGGCCCAGGAGAACGAGTCGGCCCGTCGGCACACTCCCTGACCGGACAGGTGGGTGACACGCCTGGCCGGGGGGGTGGCCGCGACGGGGCCGCATGATCCTCGCTCGATCGGGTACGCGAGGCCGGACCGCGCCTGGAGGGAGCCTTCGGGAGCGGGCCGTACGACCGCCGCGACGAGGGGAACTGTCATGGAGACGCCCGCCCACGACCGCAACGCCGACCCCGCCCGGTGGGCACTGGACGCGCTGGCCAAGGACACCGGGAACACGGTGGCGCTGGACACGCTCGCACACTGCGACGTCCTCGTGCCGGTACCCGAGGACGCCACCGACGAGGACATCACCAACCCGGCCACCGTGGCCCTGCCGGTCCTGGACAACCCCGGCGGCGCGCCCGTCGTCCCGGTGTTCACCTCCGAACCCGAGATGGCCGAACTGCTGCCGGGCATCGACCGCTACCGCCTGGTGCCCCTCGGCGCGCTCGCCGCCCAGTGGCCCACCGAGGAGCTGTCGCTCGCCATCGACGCCGCCGGCGAACACCCGCTGACGCTCACCTCCGAGGGGGTACGCACCCTGCTCGCCCGCTGACGCCGTACGGGAGCCGGTGCACGCACAGCACCCCCCGCGCGTGATCCAGAATGACCCCATGATCTGGCTCTCCGGCGTGGCCGGCGGACTCGTGCTCGCCCTGGTGCTCGGGAGCGTTCTGCGCACCCTCGTCGTCCCGCGCGGCCTGTACTCCGTGGTCGTGTACCGACTGTGGTGGACCCTGCGCCGGCTGCTGCATCTCGCGGCCCTGCGCCGCGGCTACGAGGCCATCGACCGGTGGCAGGCCTGGCTGGCCCCGCTGATCCTGGTCGGCATGCTGGGGATCTGGCTGCTCGGCGCGCTGATCGGGTACGGGCTGCTGCTGTACGCGCTGTCCCCGCTCGACTGGACCACCTCCTTCCGCGAGGCCGGCTCCAGCCTCTTCACCCTCGGCTTCGCCAGCGGCGCCCGGCTCAGACTGTCCGCCCTCGACTTCGCCGCCGCGATCACCGGCCCCGTCGTCATCGCCCTGCAGATCGCCTACCTGCCCACCCTCTACGCCGCCTACAACCGGCGTGAGCTGGAGGTCACCCTGCTGCAGTCGCGGGCCGGCGAGCCCGCCTGGGGCCCCGAGATCCTCGCCCGGCAGTGGCTCGTCGACACCGAGACCGCGCTGCCCGAGCTGTACCGGGCCTGGGAGCGGCTGGCCTCCGACATGGGCGAGAGCCATGCCACGTACCCGGTGCTGCTGGCGTTCCGCTCCCCGCGTCCGCACCGCAGCTGGCTGGTCGGGCTGATCGCGGTGATGGACGCGGCGGCCCTGCAGCTCGCGCTCTCCCCGCGCTCCGCCCCGCCGGAGGCCCGGCTCGTGCTGCGGGCCGGCTTCACCGCCCTGCGCGACATCGCCCGCTCGCTCCGCTTCCCCTTCGACTCCGACCCCACCCCCGACGGCCCGCTCCGGCTGACGTACGTCGAGTTCGACGCGGCGGTGTCGATGCTGGAGTCGACGGGCTTCCGGGCCGAGCGCGGCACCGAGGAGGCCTGGCCGCACTTCAGGGGCTGGCGCGTCAACTACGAGACGGTCGGCTACGAGCTGTGCCGCCGCTGCGACGCGGTCCCCGCCCTGTGGACGGGCCCGCGCGACTTCCCCTCCGCCCCCATCCCGCCCCGCCGCCCGGCGGACCGGCGGCCGGGGGAGGGGAAGGGATAGCGCTCCCGCCGTCTTCCCTCCTGCTTGCCTTCACCACGGCAGGTTCACCGTGAAGACCGTCTGCGTGTTCGGCGTGCCGGTCACCGAGACCGTGCCGCCGTGGGCCTCGGTGAGCCGGCGGACGATCGCCAGGCCCAGACCGCTGCCGCCGGTCTGCCGGCTGCGGGACTTGTCGGCACGCCAGAACCGGTCGAAGACGCGCGGCAGGCCGTCCGCGGCGATCCCGGTACCGGTGTCGGCGACCTCGATGACGACCTCGCCCCCCGCGCAGCGGCAGCGCAGCGTGACGGCGCCGCCGGGAGGCGTGTGCCGGACGGCGTCGGACAGCAGGTCGCCGATGGTCCGGCGCAGGCGGGCGGGGTCGGCGTGGAGGGTGGGCGTGCCCTCGATTCGGGTGGTGAGCGCGACCCCGGCGGACTCGGCACCGCCGCGGTGGGCCGCCGCCACGTGGTCGAGGAGTTCCCGCAGGTCCAGGGGTTCCGGATGCAGCCGGAGCCGGCACGCGTCGGCCTGCGCCAGGTGCTGGAGGTCGTCGACGGTGTGCCGCAGCAGCAGGGCCTCCTCCCGCAGGGAGGCGACGAACGCCTCGTCGGAGACGGCCAGGCCGTCCTGGGCCGCTCGGGCGGGCCGCTACCGGCTGCACGGCCAAGCCGGGATGCAGGACCGCTCCAGCCGTCCGCGCCGCCAGCCGCGCCGGACACCGGCCCAGGTGGAGGAACACATCGTGCGGCTGCGGCAGGAGCACCGCATCGGCCCGCTGCGGCCGGCCGCCCACACCGGCATCGGCGGCCACACCCCAGCCAGCCGTGTCACCAACCTGTCCGGTCAGTCACCTAGGTGTCCTGGGAACCGCCGAGCATCCGCTCCAGCACGTCCCGCTGGAGCGGCAGCACCTCGGTGTGCAGGTCACGGCCCTTGCGGGTGAGGGTGACGTACACCCCGCGCCGGTCCTCCATGCAGACGGCCCGTTCCACGAGGCCGTCCTTCTCCAGCCGGCCGATGAGACGGGACAGGGCGCTCTGGCTGAGGTGCACCCGGCCGACGAGGTCCTGCACCCGGCACTGGTCGTTCTGCCGGGGCGCCTCGGCGGCGAGGAGGTCGAGCACCTCGAAGTCGCTCGCCCCGAGGCCGTGCGGGTGCAGCGCGCGGTCGATCTCGCACATCGTCCGCGCGTGCACCGACAGGATGTCCCGCCACCGCTCCTCGAGGCCCGCCCCGACCGTCTTCGCCGCCATACCCGCACGGTAACACCCTGGGGACGGTTCATTGAGTGGGCAACTAGTGCAGGCGCATGCGGTTTTCTACGACGGGTCCTGGAGCAGCCCGACGAGGTTGCCGTCCGGGTCCTTCACGGAGGCGATGAGCCGGCCGTTGCCGACGTCCTGGATGTCCTGGAGCACCTCGCCCCCCGCCTCCACCAGCGCCGCGAGCCGCGCCCGGATGTCGGAGACGTGCCAGTACGGGACCGGTCCGGTCAGCCCCTGGGCATGGCCGTTCGGGTTGAGGCCGACGTCCTGGCCGGCGGCCTTGAAACCGACGTAGTACGGCGCGTCGGCGTACGGCTCGACCTCCAGCAGCGCGGTGAACAGGGCCTTCGCCCGCTCGGCGTCCTTGACGGGGTAGATGATCGTCTGCAGACCGGTGGTGGTCATGGGGGTCGCTCCTCGCTGGTGCGTGGCCCGACGGGGTTCCGCCGGTGGTTTCACGCTAGGGCGGGGGAGGGGTGAGCCGCTTCTCGAATCCTGACCGATGACGAAGGGGCCGGTCGCTGGGACCGGCCCCCTGCGTCATCAGGTCGATTCGCGCTTCACCAGCTCCGTCGGCAGGATCACCGCCGCCGGGTCCTCGCCGCCTATCTGGGCGAGCAGCACCCGGACCATCTCGTTGCTGATGCGGTCGTAGGGCTGGCGGACCGTGGTGAGGGCGGGAACGGCCTCCGTCGCCGCGGTGGAGTCGTCGAAGCCGCCCACCGACACGTCCTCGGGGACCCTGCGACCCGCCCGGCGCAGCGCCGCCAGCGCGCCCTGGGCCATCAGGTCGGAGGCCACGAACACGGCGTCCATGTCCGGGGCCTGCGCCAGCAGCCGTTCGGCGCCCGCCTCACCGCTGGCCCGGCTGTAGTCGCCGGAGACGACGAGCCGCTCGTCGATCTCGATGCCCGCCTCCGTGAGCACCTCCCTGTACCCCGCGAGGCGGTCGACACCGCCCGGTGTGTCCAGCGGGCCACTGACGATCCCGATACGGCGGCGGCCCAGCGACAGCAGGTGGCGCACCATGTCACGGGCGCCGTCCCGGTCGTCGGCCGCCACATAGCTGACCTTGGAGCCGGGCCCCATCGGCTTGCCGCACTGGACGAGGGGTACGCCCGCCTCGCGCAGTTGCTCGGCGACCGGGTCCCCGGAGTGGCTGGACACCAGCAGTACGCCGTCGACATGGCCCGCGGTGATGTACCGCATGATCCGGCGCCGCTCGTCCTGCGTGCCGGCGAGCATCAGCAGCAGCGGGATGTCGTGCGCGGCCAGGGCCTGGGTGCAGCACCGCAGCAGCACGTTGAAGTTGGGGTCCTCGAAGAGCTTCTCCTGCGGTTCGGTCAGCAGGAAGCCGATCGAGTCCGAACGGCCGGTGATCAGCGAGCGGGCGTGCCGGTTCACGACGTAACCCGTCTTGCGGATGGCGGCGTTGACCGCCTCCGCGGCCGCCGGGCTGACGTAGTGGCCGCCGTTGAGCACACGAGAGACGGTGCCTCGTGAGACCCCTGCCTCCCGCGCCACGTCGTGGATCGTCGGCGGCCTGCGCCGGCCCCCCGCATTGCTCATGGTCATGACTTTACGGCCCCGGACAGCAGATCCAGGCTCCAGAACCGCTGAATGACCAGGAACAGCGCCACCAGCGGGATCACCGCGAGGAACGCGCCGGTGATCACCAGCGTGTACAGCGCGGGCTGGTTCGAGCCCTGCTCCAGCAGCGTGAACAGTCCCAGCGTGATCGGGAACTTCTCGTCGTCGCTGAGCATGATGTACGGCAGCAGGAAGTTGTTCCACACCGCCACGAACTGGAACAGGAACACCGTGACCAGCCCGGGCACCATCATGGGCAGCGCGATCCGGGTGAAGATCCGCCATTCGCTCGCCCCGTCCATCCGGCCCGCCTCCACCACGTCGGCGGGCACGGCCGCGGCCGCGTAGATGCGCGCGAGGTAGACGCCGTAGGGAGAGAGGATCTGCGGCAGCAGCACCGACCAGTAGGAGTCCGTGAGGTCCGCCTTGGCCAGCAGCAGATACTGCGGGACGGCCAGGATGATCGGCGGCATCAGGACGCCCGCGAGCAGGATGTTGAAGATCGCCTCACGGCCGCGGAAGCGGTAGGTCGCCAGGGCGTAACCGCTGAACGCCGACACGCACGTCGACAGCAGCGCGCCGAGACCGGCGTACAGGGCGGAGTTGCCCATCCACGTCCAGTAGACGCCGTCGCGGTAGGCGGTGAGCTCCTTGACGTTGTCGGTGAAGCCCGTGCCCGGCAGGAAGGTGAACGTGGAGAACAGCTCACGGCCGGACTTGGTCGAGGCGATCACGACCCAGGCCACGGGGAGCAGGCAGTAGAGCGCGCCCAGCAGCAGGGTGACCGTCGGGATCAGTGCGACACGGCGGCGCAGGGGCGGCCGGCTCTGCGCCGCACCCGTCGTACCGGCCGCCGTGGGGGCCTTGTGTACGGCAAGAGAACTCATCGTGCCGCCTCCTGCTTGTTGCGACGGTTCGCGGCCCGCAGGAAGCCGAAGCTCAGCACCAGCGTGACGAGGGCGATGATCACGGCCTCGGCGGCCGCCTGGTAGATGTCACCGGTGCCGAACGCGTCCCGGTACACCTTCATCAGCGGACTCCACGTCGTGGACACGGAGTTGGTGAGCGGTTTCAGGGTGGTCGGCTCGTTGAACACCTGGAGGGTGGCGATGATCGAGAAGAAGAAGGTCAGCACCAGCGAGGGCGCCACCATCGGGATCTTGATCCGCAGGGCGATCTGCAGCGGGGTGGCGCCGTCCAGCTTCGCGGCCTCGTACACCTCGGCCGGGACGGCCTGGAGCGAGGTGTAGATGACGATCATGTTGAAGCCGGTGCCGCCCCAGACGGCGATGTTGGAGAGGGCGGCATACAGGGGACCGCCGTCCAGCAGGTCCGGCTGTGGCAGGCCCAGCTTCTCCAGCACGTAGTAGAAGGGGCTGACGTCCGGCAGGTACAGGAAGCCCCACAGCAGCGCCGCCACCACACCGGGGATGGCGTACGGCAGGAAGATCGCCAGCCGGGTGAAGGGCGCGAGCCGCACCTTCTCGGAGTCCAGCATCAGTGCGAACAGCAGGGCCAGGCCCAGCATCACCGGGACGACGATGCAGCCGTAGCCGAGGACGCGCAGCGCGCCGTCGAGCAGCTCGCTGTCGGTGAAGGCGTCCGTGTAGTTCTCGATGCCGGCCCAGACCTCGCTGCGGGCGCCCTTGCCCAGCCCCAGGCCGGAGACGTGCACCTTGTGGAAGCTGAGCCAGACCGCGTAGCCGATGGGCAGCGCGAAGAACAACGAGAACAGGACCGTGGCGGGGAGGAGGAAGAAATAGGGGGCGCTTCGCGCTCGTTCGAGGGTGGTGCTGGGAGACGGGAGGGCGTACGGGGCCCCCTTGACCCCGTACGACTTCCGGTGTGCGGTGGTCACTCGGAGACCTCGAAGCCCTGCTTCTTGAGGTCGGCGACCGTGGCGTCCTGCATGGTGTCCAGGGCGGCGGAGAAGTCCGACTTGTTCTTGGCGGCTGCGCCGAAGGCGTCGTTGAAGGTCTGGTAGGCGACGTTCACGTTGGGGCCCCAGGCCGAGGGCGCCGTGGTCTTCGCGATCTTGGCGGCCAGCGTGTAGAAGTCCGCCTGCGTCGAGAAGTAGTCCGGCGGGGTGGTGAAGGCGCCGCTGGTCTGGGCGTTGGTGGCGGCCGGGTAGATGCCGCTCTCCTTGGCCAGCGCCTGCAGCGCCTCGCCGTCGGTGTTCAGCCAGGCGGCGAACTTCGCGGCGGCCTCCTGGTGCTTGGAGTCCGTCGTCACGGCGGTGGAGGATCCGCCCCAGCTGCCGGTGACGTCGTCACCGGCCGACCACTGGGGGAGCGGGGCCATGGCCCACTTGCCCTTGGTGTCGGGCGCGGCGGTGGTCAGCGTGCCCGGCGCCCACACGGCCGACACCCAGGCGATCTGCTTGCCGGTGTTGAGCGCCTTGTTCCAGGCCGGGGTGTACATCGGCTGGTTGTCGATGGCGCCCTCCTTGACGAGGCCGCCCCAGAAGTCGGCGACCTTCTTGGTGGCCGCGTCGTTGATCCCGACCTGCCACTTGTCGCCGGAGGTGGTCCACCACTTGGCGCCGGCCTGCTGGGCGAGGCCCGCGAAGAGACCGGAGTCGTTGGCGGAGAACGTGGTGAGGTCCGTCTGCGGCGCCTTCTTCTTCAGCGCGCGGGCGGTCTCGGCGAACTCGTCCCAGGTCGTCGGGACCGTCAGGCCGTACTTCTTGAAGAGGTCGGCGCGGTAGTAGAACATCATCGGGCCGATGTCCTGCGGGACCGCGTAGACCGCGTCCGTGCCCAGTGTGGTCTGCTGCCACACCCCGTCGGCGAACCTGCTCTTCGCGTCCCCGACGTTCTTCGCTATGTCCGCCAGCGCGTCATTGCTGACCAGCGTCGGCAGCGCCTGGTACTCGGCCTGCACCAGGTCGGGCGCCTTGCCCGCCTTGTGCGCGGTGAGGATCTTGGTGACCAGCGTGTCGCCGGACGCCTGCTTCTTCACCGTGACGGTGATCTTGTCCTTCTTGCCCTGGCCCTTGTTCCAGAGGTCGACGACCTTGTCCATGCCGGGCGTCCAGGTCCAGTACGTGAGCGAGACCGGACCGGACTCGGCCTTGCCCTCGTCGTCGGACGAGCCGCAGGCGGCGAGTGCGGTGGCGCCGAGGGTGACGGCGAGGACGGAGGCCGCGCTTCTGACAAGGAGCCGTCGGCGCTGCGTGTTGGGCATGGATCTCTCCCCTGACCTGGGTCCCCACCGGATGCGGGAACCTGCCATGCGAAGGCACGACCGGGGACCCCGCCCGTCGCGAGGCCCTGTCATGCTGTCTGTGAGCGTTCACAGTAGAGAAACATCCCGGACACTTGTCAATGGTTGTTGCTGTGCGGTTATGTTGGGCTCCGAACGCCGCCACAGTGTGTGCACGTTCCCAAATGATCGATAAAACGGGAGACATCCATGCCGGAGACCACCCCCAAGGGCCTCACCAGGCTCGCCTTCGGTGGGGACTACAACCCCGAGCAGTGGCCGGAAAGCGTCTGGCAGGAGGACGTCCGGCTGATGCGGGAGGCCGGCGTCACCATGGTGAGTATCGGGATCTTCTCCTGGGCCCTGCTGGAGCCCTCGCCGGGGGAGTACGACTTCGGCTGGCTGGACCGGATCATCGGCCTGCTCCACGACAACGGCATCCGCGTCGACCTCGGCACCCCCACCGTCGTCCCGCCGGTGTGGTTCTACCGCGCCCACCCCGAGGCCCTGCCCGTGACCGCCGAGGGCACCCGCCTGGAGTTCGGCTCCCGCGGCGCCATCTGCCACAGCAACGCCGACTACCGCGCGGCCGCCGCGACCATCACCACCCGGCTCGCCGAGCGCTACGGCGACCACCCGGCCCTCGCGATGTGGCACGTCCACAACGAGTACGGCGTCCCCGTCTCGGCCTGCTACTGCGCCTCCTGCGCCGCACACTTCCGCCGCTGGCTCGCGACGACGTACGGCACGGTCGAGGCGGTGAACGCGGCCTGGGGCACCGCCTTCTGGGGCCAGCGCTACGCGAGCCTCGAGGACGTCAACCCGCCGCGCGCCACCCCCACCGTCGGCAATCCGGGCCAGGCCCTCGACTACAAGCGCTTCGCCGACGCCACCATGCGCGAGAACTTCGTGGCGGAGCGGGACATCCTGCACCGCCTCGCACCGGACGTCCCGGTCACCACCAACTTCATGACGGCCCTCAGCCAGTGCGACTCCGTCGACTACTGGGCCTGGGGCCGCGAGGTCGACATCGTCACCAACGACCACTACCTCATCACCGACGGCCGCCGCACCCACGTCAACCTGGCGATGGCCGCCGACCTCACCCGCTCCGTCGCGGGCGGCGCCCCCTGGATCCTGCTCGAACACTCGACCTCGGGCATCAACTGGCAGCCCCGCAACCCCGCCAAGGCGCCCGGCCAGATGGCCCGCAACTCCCTCGGCCATGTCGCCCGCGGCTCCGAGGGCGCGATGTTCTTCCAGTGGCGGCAGTCCCGGCGCGGCGCCGAGAAGTTCCACTCGGCGATGGTCCCGCACGGCGGCACCGACACCCGTGTGTGGCGCGAGGTCGTCGAGCTCGGCGCGTCCCTCGACTCCCTGGCCACCATCCGGGGCACCCGCACCGAGGCCGATGTGGCGGTGCTGTGGGACTGGCACTCCTGGTGGGCGCAGAACCTGGCCTGGCGCCCCAGCGAGGACCACGACGCCCGCGAGCGCGCCGACGCCTTCTACGAGGCGCTCTACGACCGTCACCTCACCGTCGACTTCGCCCACCCCGAGGCCGACCTGTCGGCGTACCCCCTGGTCGTGGTGCCCGCCCTGTACCTGATGACGGAGGCGGCCGGGAACAACCTCACGGAGTACGTCGAGAACGGCGGCACCCTCGTCGTGTCGTACTTCTCGGGCATCGTCGACGAGCACGACGCCGTCCACGAGGGCGCCTACCCGGGCGTGCTGCGCGACGTCCTCGGCCTGACCGTCGAGGAGTTCTCCCCGCTCCTCGCCGACCAGGGCGTACGGCTGACCGGCCCCGACGGCTGCGAACTCGGCGGCGACGTGTGGAGCGAGTTCGTCGTGCCGCGCGGCGCCGAGACCGTCTGGACGTACGCCGACGGCCTCACCGCAGGACACCCGGCCGTCACCCGGCACCGCCTCGGCGAGGGCACCGCCTGGTACGTCTCCACCCGCCTCGGCCACGAGGGCCTGGACGCCGTGCTCGGCCGGGCCGCCGAGGACGCGCGCCTCGACCCGCGTGCCGACCTGCCCCATGACGTCGAGGTCGTCCGCCGCTCGGGGGAGACCGGCAGCTACGTCTTCGCGATCAACCACACCGCCACCGACGCCAAGGTGCCGCTGGAGGCCGCCGGCACCGAGCTGCTCACGGGCGAACGCGCCGCCGGCCGCCTCGCGGTCCCGGCGGGAGCCGTACGGGTCGTCCGACTCGACGGCTGAGCCGACTCCCCCTCCGCCCGTGGAGCCGCGAGCCGCGGGCGGAGGGGGTCTCTCCCTCGTACGAGGGATCCCACCCATACGTCGAAGGGACGACGGACGACGATGTTCCATCCCAGACGCACCCTCAGAGCCCTGCTCCTGCCGCTCGTCGCGGGGCTCGCCCTCATCTCCCTGCCCGCGCAGACCGCCCAGGCGGCGAGCACGCTCACCAACGGCGGTTTCGAGTCCGACGGCACCGGCACCGCCACCCCCACGGGCTGGTCCACCTACTCGGCCGCGGGGCAGAACGCCGCCTCCTTCACCGAGTCCGGCGGCCACGGCGGCAGCTACCGCCTCACCCACTGGGCGTCCACCGCCTACAAGGTGGAGACGTACCAGTACCTCTCCGGGCTGACCAACGGGAACCACACCCTCACCGCCTGGGTCCGCTCCGGCGGCGGCCAGAACTCCGCCTACCTGGCCCTGAAGAACTGCGGCAGCGCGGAACAGCGCACCGATCTGCCGGTGTCCACCAGCAGCTGGGTCCGGATCGTCACGTCGATCAACGTGACGAACAACCAGTGCACGATCAGCATCAACAGTGACGCGAAAGCGGGCAACTGGATCAATGTGGACGACCTGACCTTCACGTCCGGATCAACAGGCCTTGCCATCAAGGGATCCGACATCTCCTCCCTCGCCAAGAGCGAGGCCCTCGGCGGCGTCTACAAGACCAGCTCCGGCACCACCGGCGACGCGGTCACCATCCTGAAGAACGCCGGCATGAACTACGCGCGCCTGAAGGTCTGGGTGAACCCCGCCGACGGCTACAACAACAAGACGCGCGTCCTGGCCATGGCCAAGCGGATCAAGGCCGCCGGCATGAAACTGCTGGTCGACTTCCACTACTCGGACACCTGGGCCGACCCCGGCAAGCAGACCAAGCCCGCCGCCTGGTCGGGCCACTCCTACAGCCAGCTCAAGACGGACGTCTACAACCACACGTACGACGTACTCAACGCGCTCAAGTCCCAGGGCACCACGGCCGACATGGTCCAGGTCGGCAACGAGATCAACGGCGGCATGCTGTGGAGCGAGGGTTCCACGGACAACTGGTCGCAACTCGCCGGGCTGATCAACTCCGGCTACAGCGCCGTCAAGGCGGTCTCCTCCGGCACCCAGGTCGCCCTGCACCTCGCCAACGCCGGTGACGACGCCACCGTCCGCTGGTGGTTCGACAACGCCAAGACGTACGGCATCACCTACGACGTGATCGGCCTGTCGTACTACGGCTACTGGCACGGCTCCCTGGCCGCCGCCCAGACCACCCTGGACGACGTGGCCTCGCGCTACTCCAAGCCGGTGTTCATCGCCGAGACGGCCTACCCCTTCCGGCTCGACAGCGAGGACTCGCTCACCAACCAGATCGACACCACCGGTGAACTGGTCACCGGCTACCCGGCCACCGCGGCCGGTCAGCTCGCCTGGATGAACGCGGTCGCGAACATCGTGGAGGCCGTCCCGAACGGGCGCGGGCTCGGCGTCTTCTACTGGGAGGCGACCTGGACCGCCGTCACCGGCAACGGCTGGGACCCGACCGACGCCACCTCGGGCAACGGCTGGGAAAACCAGGCCCTGTTCGGCTACGACGACAAGGCCCTGTCCTCGACGGCGTGGTTCAGCCACCGCTGACGACCCGACCCGGTGAACCGGGGGCCCGGCCGCGACCGCGCGGCCGGGCCCCCGGCGGTGTTTCCGGTGGTGAACGCGAACGCCCTTTCGTGGCAAGGGTGTTCGATCCCGGCCAAGGCTTCCGGAGTGCGGGACACGGTGGCCCCGACTGCGGAAGAGTGGGACGACACGGCACGAGGAGGCCCGGACAAAGGGGGACGACGATGCTGAGGACTCCCGGTGGCGAGAGGCGACTGGACATCCTGGAGTGGCTGAAGGATCCGGCCCGCCACTTCCCGCCCCAGCGGCACGCGGATCTCGTCGAGGACGGCGTCACCGCGGACGCGATCGCGGCGAAACTCGGCGTGCGCCGCCGGGTCGCCGACACCCATCTCGCCCTGCTCACCGACCTCGGCCTGCTGCGCGCCACCCGCGTCAAGCGGCGCCTCCACTACCGGCGCGACGAGATGCGCATCGCCGAGGTGGCCCGCATGTTCGAGAAGGGCTGGTGACGGGCCACCCGGAAAGGACGTCCGAGCACCTGCGAGGATGGCCGCCTCCGCCAGGAAGGACGGACCCGCCATGCACCAGCCCCGCACGGCCCTCGTTCCGCTCAGGTACCTCACCCTCCCCGGACACGGCCCCGAGGACGTCGTGGCCGACCCCGGAGGACGAGTGCTGACCGGGGTGGCCGACGGACGCATCCTGCGGATCGACGGTCTGGACGACCCGTCCACGGCCCGCGTCGCATGCGTCGGCGAGATCGAGGGCCGCCCCCTCGGCCTCGAACTCCTCCCCGACGGCGACCTGTTGGTGTGCGACGCCGAGGGCGCCCTGCTGCGCCTCGACCCCGAGGGCGGCCCCGGCACCGTCCGTGTCCTGACCGAGTCGGCGGCGGGGGAGCCGCTGCGCTTCTGCAGCAACGTCGTCGCCCTGCCGGACGGCACGGTCTACTTCACGGTCTCCAACCGGGTCCACCCGTTGCGCGACTGGATGGGCGACATCGTCGAACACACCGGCACGGGACGGCTGTTGCGCCTCGCACCGGGCGCCCGCGAGGCCGAGGTCGTCCTGGACGGGCTCCAGTTCGCCAACGGGATCGCCCGCGGCGCCGACGACGCGTTCCTGGTCGTCGCCGAGACCGGCGCCCGCCGCCTCACCCGCTTCCACCTCACCGGCCCCCGCGCGGGAGCGGCCGAACCCTTCGTCGAGAACCTGCCCGGCTTCCCCGACAACCTCTGGCGCGCCCCCGACGGCCCGGTCTGGGTCGCCCTGGCCGGCCCGCGCGTCCCCCCGCTCGACCTCCTCCACCGTGCCGGCCCCGCCGTACGCCGTCGCGCCGCCCGAGCGGCCCTGCGGG
It includes:
- a CDS encoding glycoside hydrolase family 53 protein — encoded protein: MFHPRRTLRALLLPLVAGLALISLPAQTAQAASTLTNGGFESDGTGTATPTGWSTYSAAGQNAASFTESGGHGGSYRLTHWASTAYKVETYQYLSGLTNGNHTLTAWVRSGGGQNSAYLALKNCGSAEQRTDLPVSTSSWVRIVTSINVTNNQCTISINSDAKAGNWINVDDLTFTSGSTGLAIKGSDISSLAKSEALGGVYKTSSGTTGDAVTILKNAGMNYARLKVWVNPADGYNNKTRVLAMAKRIKAAGMKLLVDFHYSDTWADPGKQTKPAAWSGHSYSQLKTDVYNHTYDVLNALKSQGTTADMVQVGNEINGGMLWSEGSTDNWSQLAGLINSGYSAVKAVSSGTQVALHLANAGDDATVRWWFDNAKTYGITYDVIGLSYYGYWHGSLAAAQTTLDDVASRYSKPVFIAETAYPFRLDSEDSLTNQIDTTGELVTGYPATAAGQLAWMNAVANIVEAVPNGRGLGVFYWEATWTAVTGNGWDPTDATSGNGWENQALFGYDDKALSSTAWFSHR
- a CDS encoding helix-turn-helix domain-containing protein; this encodes MLRTPGGERRLDILEWLKDPARHFPPQRHADLVEDGVTADAIAAKLGVRRRVADTHLALLTDLGLLRATRVKRRLHYRRDEMRIAEVARMFEKGW
- a CDS encoding SMP-30/gluconolactonase/LRE family protein: MHQPRTALVPLRYLTLPGHGPEDVVADPGGRVLTGVADGRILRIDGLDDPSTARVACVGEIEGRPLGLELLPDGDLLVCDAEGALLRLDPEGGPGTVRVLTESAAGEPLRFCSNVVALPDGTVYFTVSNRVHPLRDWMGDIVEHTGTGRLLRLAPGAREAEVVLDGLQFANGIARGADDAFLVVAETGARRLTRFHLTGPRAGAAEPFVENLPGFPDNLWRAPDGPVWVALAGPRVPPLDLLHRAGPAVRRRAARAALRAPYRPSGTAGVLAVDDHGRTVAHLTRRRSGYRMVTSVCETGGRLVLGSLWEPGIAICEAPAVM